From the genome of Candidozyma auris chromosome 2, complete sequence, one region includes:
- the ILV3 gene encoding dihydroxy-acid dehydratase ILV3, whose product MSFVRKAQILSQRSFSRSSQVLSEKLNKHSSIVTEDVSQGASQAMLYATGFKDEDFHKGQVGVGSVWWGGNPCNMHLMELNDKCTESVNKAGLKGMQFNSIGVSDGITNGTEGMKYSLQSREIIADSFETMMMAQLYDGNIAIPSCDKNMPGVLMAMGRHNRPSIMVYGGTIMPGKPSCSSPQVGEKIDIISAFQSYGQYLSNLITDEQRKDVVRHACPGPGACGGMYTANTMASAAEILGMSLPYSSSAPAVSKEKAEECANIGKAIRHLMEIDLKPRDIMTKKSFENAITYIIATGGSTNAVLHLIAIASSVGVEITVDDFQRISDSTPLLADFRPSGKYVMADLQAKGGTPAVAKMLLEEGLLDGDQMTVTGKTLKENLSKCPGLPEGQDIVRPLSNPLKPSGHLQILKGTLAPGSAVGKITGKEGTYFKGKARVFDAEEDFITALQAGEIKKGEKTVCVIRYEGPKGGPGMPEMLKPSSALMGYGLGQDVALLTDGRFSGGSHGFLIGHIVPEAAVGGPIALVYDGDEIVIDAENNRIDLLVEEDVLAERRKKWSPPEPRYKRGTLRKYSLLVSDASKGCVTDL is encoded by the coding sequence ATGTCTTTTGTCAGAAAAGCCCAAATCCTTCTGCAAAGGAGCTTTTCTCGCTCGAGCCAAGTGCTATCCGAGAAATTGAACAAGCACTCCTCGATTGTCACCGAGGATGTGTCGCAGGGAGCCTCTCAAGCCATGTTGTACGCTACTGGGTTTAAGGATGAAGACTTCCACAAGGGCCAGGTTGGTGTTGGATCAGTCTGGTGGGGAGGAAACCCGTGCAACATGCACTTGATGGAGCTCAACGATAAGTGTACCGAGTCTGTCAACAAGGCGGGGCTCAAGGGCATGCAGTTCAACTCGATCGGTGTCTCGGACGGTATCACCAATGGTACTGAGGGAATGAAGTACTCGTTGCAATCTCGTGAGATCATTGCCGACTCATTTGAAACTATGATGATGGCGCAGTTGTACGATGGTAACATCGCTATTCCATCGTGCGATAAGAACATGCCTGGTGTGCTTATGGCCATGGGTAGACACAACAGACCTTCCATCATGGTTTACGGTGGTACCATTATGCCCGGAAAACCTTCTTGCTCGTCCCCACAGGTGGGCGAGAAAATCGACATCATCTCTGCTTTCCAATCATACGGTCAGTACTTGTCGAACTTAATCACAGATGAGCAGAGAAAAGACGTTGTTCGTCACGCCTGCCCTGGTCCAGGTGCCTGCGGCGGTATGTACACTGCCAACACCATGGCATCGGCTGCTGAGATCTTGGGTATGTCCTTGCCATACTCCTCCTCGGCCCCTGCTGTGTCTAAGGAGAAGGCAGAGGAGTGTGCTAATATTGGTAAAGCCATCAGACACTTGATGGAAATCGACTTGAAACCCCGTGACATCATGACCAAGAAATCGTTTGAAAACGCTATCACTTATATCATTGCCACTGGAGGTTCTACAAACGCTGTGTTGCACCTCATCGCTATCGCCTCCTCTGTAGGCGTTGAAATTACTGTCGACGACTTCCAGAGAATTTCTGACAGCACTCCATTGTTGGCTGACTTCAGACCCTCGGGTAAGTACGTGATGGCTGACTTGCAAGCCAAGGGCGGAACTCCAGCTGTGGCCAAGATGTTGTTGGAAGAAGGCTTGCTTGATGGTGACCAGATGACTGTAACTGGTAAGACACTCAAAGAgaacttgagcaaatgCCCCGGCTTGCCTGAGGGCCAGGATATCGTCAGGCCTTTGTCCAACCCATTGAAACCCAGCGGACACTTGCAAATTCTTAAAGGTACCTTGGCTCCAGGTTCTGCTGTGGGCAAGATCACCGGTAAGGAAGGAACATACTTCAAGGGAAAGGCTAGAGTGTTTGACGCCGAGGAGGACTTTATCACTGCTTTACAGGCtggagaaatcaagaagggCGAAAAGACCGTGTGTGTTATCAGATACGAGGGTCCAAAGGGTGGACCAGGTATGCCAGAGATGTTGAAGCCATCTTCAGCATTGATGGGTTACGGTTTGGGACAAGACGTTGCACTTCTAACAGACGGAAGATTTTCTGGTGGATCCCACGGTTTCTTGATTGGTCACATTGTCCCAGAGGCTGCCGTGGGTGGCCCAATCGCCTTGGTATATGATGGTGACGAGATTGTCATTGACGCTGAGAACAACAGAATTGACTTGCTCGTGGAGGAGGACGTTTTGGCcgaaagaagaaagaagtggCTGCCTCCTGAGCCAAGATACAAGAGAGGTACTTTGCGCAAGTACTCTCTCTTGGTGAGTGACGCTTCCAAAGGATGTGTCACTGACTTGTAG